The Thermocrinis ruber genomic sequence ATCTGAAACAAAGGCAAGCATTCAAACTTTGAACAAGTTTTTAAAGTTTTCCTTCGTTGTTTCTCTACCCGTTATGCTTTTTCTGTTCTTCTTTCCAGAGATCCCCGTAAAACTACTCTTTGGACATGGAAAATTTACACAAACTGATGTAGAACTAACTGCAACCGCTACTAAATACTATGCAATTTCTTTGTTCTTAGTTCTTGCTTGGACAATCCTATATAGAGCCTTTCAAATTATAAACTGGCTTTTGCCTGTTTTCTTTATTGCTTTGATTGGTATATTAATTAACGGATTTTTTAACTACCTGTTTGTAGTAGTTTATAAGCTTGGAATAGCTGGAATATGCTTGGGAACTTTTTTTGCTTACTCCTTTCTTTGTGGGGTCTCCTACGGTATCCTGATATGGAGGCTAAAGATGGAAAAATAAATTAAAATAAAAAGCAATGGCTAAAATCGAATGTCCCATATGCTACACAGAAGTTGAAGAACGAAATTTCAAAGAAACTTATGTTTCTCCTTATAACGACCAAGAGTATAAACGCTACGAGTGCCCAAACTGCGATGTTCATTGGTGGGAGCCGTTGAAGATTATTCCAGAGTTTTATGAAAGTGAAGTTTTTGAAGATTATGTTGCGTTTCACGAGGGTGTAGGGACCAGGCTTGGCGAATACCACAAAGCTTTTTTTAAATACTTTCCTTCCAATGTAAGAGGTAAGCTTTTGGATGTAGGCTGTGGAGACGGAAGATTTTTAAGACATGCTAAAGAACAAGGCTTTGAAATATGGGGAATAGACTTTGACAAAAAATCTGTAGAGAATGTAAAAAGGAACCTTGGTATTGACACCGTTTTTGCCATGAGCTTAGAAGAGTTCTATGAATACGCTAAGGAGAGAAACTTAAAGTTTGATGTAATCACCTTTTTTGAGGTTTTAGAACATCAGGACAAACCAAGGGAATTTCTTGAAATGGTAAAAGGGCTTTTGAAAGAAGGAGGATACATAGCGGGAAGCGTGCCCAATAGGGAAAGATTTTTGAGAGAAATATACTGGAAAATTTCACATGCTGACCATCCACCGCATCATTTTTTGAGATTCTCTCGGAGATCTCTTGAAAATGCTTTAAAACTAAGTGGTTTTGAAGATGCACATGTTTATATTATGGATTTTACTTTTGATGAAATATATCCATACGTTGAAATGAAATTGCTTGGCAGGTTTTATAATCTACGAAATTTATTAAAGTCTATGGTGCTTGGAGATAGAAAAAGGGCAGGTGCTTACGTGGATGATATTATAGTAGGTGAAGTTTCTAATTCGGTTAAGATTAGGGCATATGGCTTAAAAATTATTAAGCTAATTAGGAATACTCTTTTGTCTCCAGTTGCGTTTGTTTATATAAATAGCTCACATCAAAGAGGTCCTAATCTGTATTTTCAAGCGCGGAGGTTAAGAATTGAAGGGAAATAAAGTACAGAAACTCATCAAATTTTTGAAATTTCCGTTTAAGTATTACAACTCCCATCCCCTAGAAAAACAGAGATACAATAAAAGAATCCTACAGATTTTAGGTTCAAGGTTTGGCTTAGAGATATTATTTTTTACAGATGTCTCGAAGAAGAGTTTTTTAGAAGATCCGCTTGTAAAAGCACTTATAAACAATTTTGGTTTAGAAGAATTATCTTCCTCGTTAGATAGAAAATTTGTTCTTAGTCAGTTATTAAAATATACAGTGGGTATAGATGGAGATTACATAGAGTTTGGTGTATATAAAGGAGCTTCG encodes the following:
- a CDS encoding class I SAM-dependent methyltransferase; protein product: MAKIECPICYTEVEERNFKETYVSPYNDQEYKRYECPNCDVHWWEPLKIIPEFYESEVFEDYVAFHEGVGTRLGEYHKAFFKYFPSNVRGKLLDVGCGDGRFLRHAKEQGFEIWGIDFDKKSVENVKRNLGIDTVFAMSLEEFYEYAKERNLKFDVITFFEVLEHQDKPREFLEMVKGLLKEGGYIAGSVPNRERFLREIYWKISHADHPPHHFLRFSRRSLENALKLSGFEDAHVYIMDFTFDEIYPYVEMKLLGRFYNLRNLLKSMVLGDRKRAGAYVDDIIVGEVSNSVKIRAYGLKIIKLIRNTLLSPVAFVYINSSHQRGPNLYFQARRLRIEGK